The Actinocatenispora sera genome has a window encoding:
- a CDS encoding DUF6879 family protein: MGERLGVDEVDRLWRRFEHTAFRFETLPAYRIENERALVAEFLAGEPNRLSFVPRDHERSAQINTMIGQGRQVSRVRVLHEPPSGYERWQLLSGQIAPGERFRWISYDRALSVGLPVEAGDWWLFDSCRLVRLRFTPDGAPLGGELVGDPAVVVQHAAWRDLAMHVGLPRSSWVPGRPAAPR; the protein is encoded by the coding sequence ATGGGCGAGCGACTCGGCGTCGACGAGGTCGACCGGCTCTGGCGCCGGTTCGAGCACACCGCGTTCCGGTTCGAGACGCTGCCTGCCTACCGGATCGAGAACGAACGGGCGCTGGTCGCCGAGTTCCTCGCCGGCGAACCGAACCGCCTGAGCTTCGTTCCCCGCGACCACGAACGGTCGGCACAGATCAACACGATGATCGGCCAGGGCCGGCAGGTCAGCCGGGTGCGGGTCCTGCACGAGCCGCCGAGCGGCTACGAGCGGTGGCAGCTGCTCTCGGGGCAGATCGCGCCGGGCGAACGGTTCCGCTGGATCTCGTACGACCGCGCGCTGTCGGTGGGGCTCCCGGTCGAGGCCGGCGACTGGTGGCTGTTCGACAGTTGCCGGCTGGTGCGCCTGCGGTTCACCCCGGACGGGGCCCCGCTCGGCGGCGAGCTGGTCGGTGACCCGGCGGTCGTGGTGCAGCACGCGGCCTGGCGTGACCTGGCCATGCACGTCGGGCTGCCGCGCAGTTCCTGGGTGCCCGGCCGGCCCGCAGCACCGAGGTGA
- a CDS encoding beta-galactosidase — MSIDRMAAVRAKLGRIGYGADYNPEHWPRAVRDEDLKLMADAGVSLVTAGIFSWAEVEPREGEYDFGYFDRVLDGLAETGVSVCLATMTASPPPWLPHRYPETLPRTVDGTVLSPGGRQHFCPSSPVYREHAGRLVEQLATRYAGHPALAIWHVGNEFACHVRACYCDVSAADFRRWLIEKYGDIDALNAAWSTTFWAQRYADFGQILPPRVAPTFPNPAQQIDFARFSSDAQLDCYLAEKAILRRLTPDVPVMTNYVGLVQKALDWYRWAPHQDVAAIDSYPDPYDPRAHVAAALGYDLIRSVRGGQPWLLMEQAPSAVNWRERNAPKAPGLMRLWSWQAVAQGADAVVFFQWRQTAGGAEKFHSAMVPHGGTNTRTYREVRALGHELAAVPELPGTTVHAEVALLHDWNSWWGLELDSHPSGDLDLLDAHLAHYAPLFDAHVPCDVVPPTADLAGYRLVVVPNLYLLERDAAARLASYVEGGGALVVSFFTGIVDADDRAYLGGYPAPLRGLLGLRIDEFWPLPSGGTIGLSGALSTPGGHGTLWSEWIEPEGAEVLATFAGGELAGRPAITRHRHGAGTAWYLGTRPDPATMRAVLDAARGAAGVEPVLPNLPDGVQAGIRGDHVVLLNHGIEPAVVPLATPAPDLLTNPSVPLREVRLAPRGVAVLRR; from the coding sequence ATGAGCATCGACCGGATGGCCGCGGTACGGGCCAAGCTGGGCCGGATCGGCTACGGCGCCGACTACAACCCGGAGCACTGGCCGCGGGCGGTACGCGACGAGGACCTGAAGCTGATGGCCGACGCCGGCGTCTCGCTCGTCACCGCGGGCATCTTCTCCTGGGCCGAGGTCGAGCCGCGGGAAGGGGAGTACGACTTCGGCTACTTCGACCGGGTGCTGGACGGGCTGGCCGAGACCGGGGTGTCGGTGTGCCTGGCCACGATGACCGCGTCGCCGCCGCCGTGGCTGCCCCACCGGTACCCGGAGACGCTGCCGCGCACGGTGGACGGCACGGTCCTGTCGCCGGGCGGCCGGCAGCATTTCTGCCCGTCCAGCCCGGTGTACCGGGAGCACGCCGGCCGGCTGGTCGAGCAGCTCGCCACCCGGTACGCGGGCCATCCGGCGCTGGCCATCTGGCACGTCGGCAACGAGTTCGCCTGCCATGTACGGGCGTGCTACTGCGACGTGTCGGCGGCCGACTTCCGCCGCTGGCTGATCGAGAAGTACGGCGACATCGATGCCCTCAACGCCGCCTGGTCCACCACGTTCTGGGCCCAGCGGTACGCCGACTTCGGGCAGATCCTGCCGCCGCGGGTGGCGCCGACGTTCCCGAACCCGGCCCAGCAGATCGACTTCGCCCGGTTCTCCTCCGACGCGCAGCTCGACTGCTACCTGGCCGAGAAGGCGATCCTGCGCCGGCTCACCCCGGACGTACCGGTCATGACCAACTACGTCGGGCTGGTGCAGAAGGCGCTCGACTGGTACCGCTGGGCGCCGCACCAGGACGTCGCGGCGATCGACTCATACCCCGATCCGTACGATCCGCGGGCGCACGTGGCGGCGGCGCTCGGGTACGACCTGATCCGGTCGGTGCGGGGCGGCCAGCCGTGGCTGCTGATGGAACAGGCACCGTCCGCGGTGAACTGGCGGGAACGCAACGCGCCCAAGGCACCGGGCCTGATGCGGCTGTGGAGCTGGCAGGCGGTGGCGCAGGGCGCCGATGCGGTGGTGTTCTTCCAGTGGCGGCAGACCGCCGGCGGGGCGGAGAAGTTCCACTCCGCGATGGTCCCGCACGGCGGCACCAACACCCGCACCTACCGGGAGGTGCGGGCTCTGGGCCACGAGCTTGCCGCGGTACCGGAACTGCCCGGCACCACCGTGCACGCCGAGGTGGCGCTGCTGCACGACTGGAACTCCTGGTGGGGCCTGGAACTCGACTCGCACCCGTCCGGTGACCTGGACCTGCTGGACGCGCATCTGGCGCACTATGCGCCGCTGTTCGATGCGCACGTGCCGTGCGACGTGGTACCGCCGACGGCGGATCTGGCGGGCTACCGGCTCGTGGTGGTGCCCAACCTGTACCTGCTGGAACGGGACGCGGCGGCCCGGTTGGCGTCCTACGTGGAGGGTGGCGGCGCGCTGGTGGTGTCGTTCTTCACCGGCATCGTGGACGCGGACGACCGCGCCTACCTCGGCGGGTACCCGGCGCCGCTGCGGGGACTGCTCGGGCTGCGGATCGACGAGTTCTGGCCGCTGCCGAGCGGTGGCACCATCGGTCTGTCCGGCGCGCTGTCCACACCGGGCGGCCACGGCACGCTCTGGTCCGAGTGGATCGAGCCGGAGGGCGCCGAGGTGCTGGCCACCTTCGCCGGCGGCGAGCTCGCCGGCCGGCCGGCGATCACCCGGCACCGGCACGGCGCCGGCACCGCCTGGTACCTCGGTACCCGGCCGGATCCGGCCACGATGCGTGCCGTGCTGGACGCCGCGCGCGGCGCCGCCGGGGTCGAGCCGGTGCTGCCGAACCTGCCCGACGGGGTGCAGGCGGGGATCCGCGGCGATCACGTCGTGCTGCTCAACCACGGCATCGAACCGGCCGTCGTACCGCTCGCCACCCCGGCGCCGGACCTGCTCACGAACCCGTCGGTACCGCTGAGGGAGGTGCGGCTGGCCCCCCGGGGTGTCGCCGTCCTCCGCCGCTGA
- a CDS encoding ABC transporter substrate-binding protein → MTRRSVLAGGATTALAGTGLLGGCGTGVAPPPGRPDRKPGEKVTLNFWSWVPGIAAPVDLWNKRNPDVQVHLDTIIPGGSGGYAKLHAAVHTGGAPDLAQIEYHILPAFMLDGGLLDLTGYGIGRYEHLFVPWQWRQGVFDGRVRTVPQASGPMAMFYRADLFAKWGIEVPKTWPQYRDAAAKVRKADPGAYIMAFPPANSAYQTGLAWQAGAHWFTARGQSWRIDMTDPGSTRMCDYWDELLHEKLILAEQDMQSGWFAQLQRGQLVSWVGPQWGDALLTGNAAGTAGKWRVALMPQWDSSHPAAANWGGSSTAVMANSRYPEEAMRFAVWLNTDLDSVNLLIKGGYGWPALDNAYHRTILDRPNPFFGGQRYNEVFAAADKQIDDSWLWLPTTASTLDHLNASIAGAVNSRGRLIDALRTAQRQTVDDLRAKGLKASGPKEER, encoded by the coding sequence ATGACACGACGGTCGGTGCTCGCCGGCGGCGCCACCACGGCCCTGGCCGGCACCGGCCTGCTCGGCGGCTGCGGCACCGGCGTGGCGCCGCCACCGGGCCGGCCGGACCGCAAGCCGGGCGAGAAGGTGACGCTCAACTTCTGGTCCTGGGTGCCCGGCATCGCCGCGCCCGTCGACCTGTGGAACAAGCGCAACCCGGACGTGCAGGTACACCTGGACACCATCATCCCGGGCGGCAGCGGCGGGTACGCCAAGCTGCACGCCGCGGTGCACACCGGTGGCGCGCCGGACCTGGCGCAGATCGAGTACCACATCCTGCCGGCGTTCATGCTCGACGGCGGGCTGCTCGACCTCACCGGCTACGGGATCGGCAGGTACGAGCACCTGTTCGTGCCGTGGCAGTGGCGGCAGGGGGTGTTCGACGGTCGGGTCCGCACGGTGCCGCAGGCGTCCGGACCGATGGCGATGTTCTACCGCGCCGACCTGTTCGCCAAGTGGGGCATCGAGGTGCCGAAGACCTGGCCGCAGTACCGGGACGCCGCCGCGAAGGTACGCAAGGCAGACCCGGGCGCGTACATCATGGCGTTCCCGCCGGCGAACTCCGCCTACCAGACGGGCCTCGCGTGGCAGGCCGGCGCGCACTGGTTCACCGCGCGCGGGCAGAGCTGGCGGATCGACATGACCGATCCCGGCAGCACCCGGATGTGCGACTACTGGGACGAGCTGCTGCACGAGAAGCTGATCCTCGCCGAGCAGGACATGCAGTCCGGCTGGTTCGCGCAGCTGCAGCGCGGCCAGCTCGTCAGCTGGGTCGGGCCGCAGTGGGGTGACGCGCTGCTGACGGGCAACGCCGCCGGTACCGCCGGGAAGTGGCGGGTGGCGCTGATGCCGCAATGGGACTCCTCGCACCCGGCCGCGGCGAACTGGGGTGGTTCGTCGACCGCGGTGATGGCGAACTCGCGGTACCCGGAGGAGGCGATGCGGTTCGCGGTCTGGCTCAACACCGACCTGGACAGCGTCAACCTGCTCATCAAGGGCGGCTACGGCTGGCCGGCGCTGGACAACGCGTACCACCGCACGATCCTGGACCGACCGAACCCGTTCTTCGGCGGCCAGCGGTACAACGAGGTCTTCGCCGCGGCGGACAAGCAGATCGACGACAGCTGGCTGTGGCTGCCCACCACGGCATCGACGCTGGACCACCTGAACGCCTCGATCGCCGGCGCGGTCAACAGCCGCGGCAGGCTGATCGACGCGCTGCGCACCGCGCAGCGTCAGACCGTGGACGACCTGCGTGCCAAGGGGCTCAAGGCATCCGGCCCGAAAGAGGAGCGGTGA
- a CDS encoding enolase C-terminal domain-like protein, which produces MPIATGERLYSRTDFLPALTAGIAVAQPDLSHAGGISEVRRIGALAETFDVPLAPHCPLGPVALAASLQIDFATPNVLIQEQSMGIHYNTSNDLLDYVADPTPFRFTDGYALRTETPGLGVTLEEAAVRAADGRDPGWRNPVWRHPDHSLAEW; this is translated from the coding sequence GTGCCGATCGCGACCGGTGAGCGGCTCTACTCCCGTACCGACTTCCTGCCCGCGCTCACTGCCGGGATCGCCGTCGCCCAGCCGGACCTGTCGCACGCCGGCGGCATCTCCGAGGTACGCCGGATCGGCGCGCTCGCCGAGACCTTCGACGTACCGCTCGCCCCGCACTGCCCGCTCGGGCCGGTGGCGCTCGCCGCGTCGTTGCAGATCGACTTCGCCACGCCGAACGTCCTGATCCAGGAACAGTCCATGGGCATCCACTACAACACCAGCAACGACCTGCTCGACTACGTCGCCGATCCGACCCCGTTCCGGTTCACCGACGGGTACGCGCTGCGCACCGAGACGCCCGGCCTCGGCGTGACGCTCGAGGAGGCCGCCGTCCGCGCCGCGGACGGCCGCGACCCCGGCTGGCGCAACCCGGTCTGGCGCCACCCCGACCACTCCCTTGCCGAATGGTGA
- a CDS encoding FadR/GntR family transcriptional regulator, giving the protein MTEYPGRGLHGQTVELIAHRILSGRLAEGATLDIPALEAELDVSRTALREALKVLSAKGLVGARQKRGTFVRPRSAWNLLDGDVMRWQFAAPAATWTRFLGDLAEVRTLLEPPAARLAATRRTDADLAELDAALSDMDDAVDPDAAVAADLRFHRALLSCTHNELLGRLEVVVERALAERDRLVHGGSAPDPVPTHRPVLEAIRAGDPDGAEMAMDELLTAANQHAAALTREAERG; this is encoded by the coding sequence ATGACCGAGTATCCGGGCCGCGGGTTGCACGGCCAGACCGTCGAGCTGATCGCGCACCGGATCCTGTCCGGCCGGCTCGCCGAGGGCGCCACGCTCGACATCCCGGCGCTGGAGGCCGAGCTCGACGTGTCCCGTACCGCGCTGCGCGAGGCACTGAAGGTGCTGTCCGCCAAGGGACTCGTCGGCGCCCGGCAGAAGCGCGGGACGTTCGTGCGGCCGCGCAGTGCGTGGAACCTGCTCGACGGCGACGTGATGCGCTGGCAGTTCGCCGCACCGGCGGCGACCTGGACGCGGTTCCTCGGCGACCTGGCCGAGGTACGTACCCTGCTGGAGCCGCCGGCCGCGCGGCTCGCCGCGACCCGGCGCACCGACGCCGACCTGGCCGAGCTCGACGCCGCACTGTCCGACATGGACGATGCCGTCGATCCGGATGCCGCGGTCGCGGCCGACCTGCGGTTCCACCGGGCGCTGCTGTCCTGCACACACAACGAGCTGCTCGGCCGGCTGGAGGTCGTGGTGGAACGCGCCCTCGCCGAGCGGGACCGGTTGGTACACGGCGGATCCGCGCCCGACCCGGTTCCCACCCACCGACCGGTACTCGAGGCGATCCGGGCCGGCGACCCGGACGGCGCCGAGATGGCCATGGACGAACTGCTCACCGCGGCCAACCAGCACGCCGCGGCACTGACCCGGGAAGCGGAGCGCGGATGA
- a CDS encoding MFS transporter has product MKAVAVPRRYVAVIALGTLLNPLNSSMIAVALVSLQHAFGVGFGTASWLVSGFYLAACVGQPLMGRLADRFGPRRVYCVGLAVVCAASAVAPFAPGFGLVLACRVLQAIGTSAAFPAGLALIRRAAGTGTPPAGALGTIAVANSASAGFGPVLGGFLVAFAGWQGIFLVNVPLTLTTLVLALKVLPRDEPAGTARTGLVRLIDPLGILLFSGTLVGLLGFLLALPHHPLWILLPLVAVCAVGMIWWELRSPMPFLDVRGFARSPALTGVLGQQAAIQLVFYGVFYGLPIWLEESRHYSTEQAGLLMLPIAALGVLVTPVAARLVGRFGPRLPLLLGSVGLLAGSLLVFTLHDATPAVGILGVAAVLGLPNGLNNMGLQAALYSAAPADGTGMAAGLFQTARYVGAILSTALIGLVLEPPSAIGLHRIAVVMSGFAALLVVAAITTRRSGTARRP; this is encoded by the coding sequence GTGAAGGCTGTCGCGGTGCCCCGTCGGTACGTGGCGGTCATCGCGCTCGGCACCCTGCTCAACCCGCTGAACTCGTCGATGATCGCGGTCGCGCTCGTCTCCCTGCAGCACGCGTTCGGCGTCGGGTTCGGCACCGCCAGCTGGCTGGTGTCCGGGTTCTATCTGGCGGCGTGCGTCGGGCAGCCGCTGATGGGCCGCCTCGCCGACCGGTTCGGCCCCCGGCGGGTGTACTGCGTGGGGCTCGCGGTGGTGTGCGCGGCCAGCGCGGTGGCACCGTTCGCGCCCGGGTTCGGCCTGGTGCTGGCGTGCCGGGTGCTGCAGGCGATCGGTACCTCCGCGGCGTTCCCGGCCGGCCTGGCGCTGATCCGGAGGGCCGCCGGCACCGGGACACCGCCGGCCGGCGCGCTGGGTACCATCGCCGTCGCCAACTCCGCGTCGGCCGGCTTCGGACCGGTACTCGGCGGGTTCCTGGTGGCGTTCGCCGGCTGGCAGGGCATTTTCCTGGTGAACGTCCCGCTCACCTTGACAACGCTGGTCCTGGCGCTGAAGGTGTTGCCGCGCGACGAGCCGGCCGGCACCGCACGCACCGGGTTGGTCCGGCTGATCGACCCGCTCGGCATCCTGCTGTTCAGCGGCACCCTGGTGGGCCTGCTCGGATTCCTGCTCGCGCTGCCGCACCATCCACTGTGGATACTGCTGCCGCTGGTCGCGGTCTGCGCGGTCGGAATGATCTGGTGGGAGCTGCGCTCCCCGATGCCGTTCCTGGACGTCCGCGGCTTCGCGCGCAGCCCCGCGCTGACCGGCGTGCTCGGCCAGCAGGCCGCCATCCAGCTGGTGTTCTACGGGGTGTTCTACGGCCTACCGATCTGGCTGGAGGAGTCCCGGCACTACTCGACCGAGCAGGCCGGGCTGCTGATGCTGCCGATCGCCGCCCTCGGCGTACTGGTGACGCCGGTCGCCGCACGCCTGGTCGGCCGGTTCGGGCCGCGGCTGCCGCTGCTGCTCGGCTCGGTCGGGCTGCTGGCCGGTTCGCTGCTGGTGTTCACGCTGCACGACGCCACTCCGGCAGTCGGCATCCTCGGCGTGGCCGCCGTGCTCGGGCTGCCGAACGGCCTCAACAACATGGGACTGCAGGCCGCGCTCTACTCCGCGGCGCCGGCGGACGGCACGGGGATGGCGGCCGGCCTGTTCCAGACCGCCCGGTACGTGGGGGCGATCCTGTCCACCGCGCTGATCGGGCTGGTGCTGGAACCCCCGTCCGCGATCGGGCTGCACCGCATCGCCGTGGTGATGAGCGGGTTCGCGGCGCTCCTCGTCGTCGCGGCGATCACCACCCGCCGCTCCGGCACCGCCCGGCGGCCCTGA
- a CDS encoding carbohydrate ABC transporter permease, giving the protein MATGKRRRLSPGIGFLAPFCLFFLLFFIVPIGYALYQSLFRTERTGLYGELGTHQVFAGFGNYTTVFAEGAFVQSVLRVLGYAVVQVPVMIVLATVLALLLDAASARGVRFFRSAFFLPYGVPGVIASILWGFLYTPGISPLVSIGGHLGLTLDFLGPTTVLWSIANIVTWQFAGYNMLVIIAQLKAVPGDLLEASRIDGANAWQAIWHVKLPLIRPAIVLTTVFTIIGSLQLFTEPLVLQPLTANVTSTYTPNIAAYADAFSNNNYNYAAAEAVLLALIAAMLSFGFLRLVGGRRRG; this is encoded by the coding sequence ATGGCGACCGGCAAGCGACGACGGCTCTCGCCGGGCATCGGGTTTCTCGCACCGTTCTGCCTGTTCTTCCTGCTGTTCTTCATCGTACCGATCGGCTACGCGCTGTATCAGAGCCTGTTCCGCACCGAGCGCACCGGGCTCTACGGCGAACTCGGCACCCACCAGGTGTTCGCCGGCTTCGGCAACTACACCACGGTGTTCGCCGAGGGCGCGTTCGTGCAGAGCGTGCTCCGGGTGCTCGGGTACGCGGTGGTGCAGGTGCCGGTGATGATCGTGCTGGCGACCGTGCTCGCGCTGCTGCTGGACGCGGCGTCCGCGCGCGGCGTGCGGTTCTTCCGCTCCGCCTTCTTCCTGCCGTACGGGGTGCCCGGGGTCATCGCCTCGATCCTGTGGGGTTTCCTGTACACGCCGGGGATCAGTCCGCTGGTGTCGATCGGCGGCCACCTCGGCCTCACCCTCGACTTCCTCGGCCCGACCACCGTGCTGTGGTCGATCGCGAACATCGTCACCTGGCAGTTCGCCGGCTACAACATGCTGGTGATCATCGCCCAGCTCAAGGCGGTACCGGGTGACCTGCTGGAGGCGTCCCGGATCGACGGGGCGAACGCTTGGCAGGCGATCTGGCACGTCAAGCTGCCGCTGATCCGGCCCGCGATCGTGCTCACCACCGTGTTCACCATCATCGGTTCGCTGCAGCTGTTCACCGAGCCGCTGGTGCTGCAACCGTTGACCGCCAACGTGACGAGCACCTACACGCCGAACATCGCCGCGTACGCGGACGCGTTTTCCAACAACAACTACAACTACGCCGCGGCGGAGGCGGTGTTGCTGGCGTTGATCGCCGCGATGCTGTCGTTCGGGTTCCTGCGGCTGGTCGGTGGCAGGAGGCGCGGATGA
- a CDS encoding SDR family NAD(P)-dependent oxidoreductase, whose protein sequence is MAAETTAPGGDRGRTAVVTGAARGIGAATARRLAADGARVVLTDVDDLGAQVAADIEAAGGQATFVPADVASDADWDRVAAVAHRYGPVEVLVSNAFVDPARPLHETDRDSWDRQLAVCLTGSYLAVRTFLPDLRERRGAVVVVSSVHALIGLPGHPAYAAAKGGLAALCRQLAVEYGPQVRVNSVLPGPILTAAWDGVAEDDRARSVEATAVKRFGDPAEVAAVIAFLASPDASYVTGAAIPVDGGWSITKASA, encoded by the coding sequence ATGGCAGCAGAGACGACCGCGCCGGGCGGCGACCGGGGCCGGACCGCGGTGGTGACCGGCGCCGCCCGCGGCATCGGCGCCGCAACGGCGCGCCGGCTCGCCGCCGACGGCGCCCGGGTGGTGCTGACCGACGTCGACGACCTCGGCGCGCAGGTCGCGGCGGACATCGAGGCGGCCGGCGGGCAGGCGACGTTCGTCCCCGCGGACGTGGCGAGCGACGCCGACTGGGACCGCGTCGCCGCCGTCGCGCACCGGTACGGGCCGGTCGAGGTGCTGGTCAGCAACGCGTTCGTCGACCCGGCCCGGCCCCTGCACGAGACCGACCGGGACAGCTGGGACCGGCAGCTCGCCGTCTGCCTCACCGGCAGCTACCTGGCCGTGCGCACCTTCCTGCCGGACCTGCGCGAGCGGCGCGGCGCGGTCGTCGTCGTCTCGTCGGTGCACGCGCTGATCGGCCTGCCCGGCCACCCCGCGTACGCGGCGGCCAAGGGCGGGCTGGCCGCGCTGTGCCGCCAGCTCGCCGTCGAGTACGGTCCCCAGGTGCGGGTCAACAGCGTGCTGCCCGGCCCGATCCTGACCGCCGCGTGGGACGGCGTGGCCGAGGACGACCGGGCCCGAAGCGTCGAGGCCACCGCGGTCAAGCGGTTCGGCGACCCCGCCGAGGTCGCCGCGGTCATCGCGTTCCTCGCCTCCCCCGACGCGTCGTACGTGACCGGTGCGGCGATCCCGGTCGACGGCGGCTGGTCGATCACGAAGGCGTCGGCATGA
- a CDS encoding enolase C-terminal domain-like protein produces MRIARIETFQVPPRWLFCRIETDDGLVGWGEPVVEGRAEVVRTAVEVAAEHLIGADPLRIEDHWQVLSKGGFYRGGPILSSAVAGIDQALWDIAGQAYGVPVYALLGGPVRDRVRMYTWVGGDEPAEITDSVGAAVAAGFTAVKMNGFGRIGRAATVADLAGLVDRVGAARAVLGDERDVAVDFHGRVAWPTAPRAIAAIADLHPLFVEEPLPPSTVTSCPG; encoded by the coding sequence ATGAGGATCGCACGGATCGAGACGTTCCAGGTACCGCCGCGCTGGCTGTTCTGCCGGATCGAGACCGACGACGGGCTGGTCGGTTGGGGCGAGCCGGTCGTCGAGGGCCGCGCCGAGGTGGTCCGGACCGCGGTCGAGGTCGCCGCCGAGCACCTGATCGGCGCCGACCCGCTACGGATCGAGGACCACTGGCAGGTGCTGTCCAAGGGCGGCTTCTACCGGGGCGGGCCGATCCTGTCCAGCGCCGTCGCCGGCATCGATCAGGCACTGTGGGACATCGCCGGCCAGGCGTACGGGGTACCGGTGTACGCGCTGCTCGGCGGCCCGGTGCGGGACCGCGTACGGATGTACACCTGGGTCGGCGGCGACGAGCCGGCCGAGATCACCGACTCGGTCGGCGCCGCCGTCGCGGCCGGCTTCACCGCGGTCAAGATGAACGGGTTCGGCCGGATCGGCCGCGCCGCAACGGTTGCCGACTTGGCCGGCCTGGTCGACCGGGTCGGCGCCGCCCGCGCCGTACTCGGGGACGAGCGGGACGTCGCCGTCGACTTCCACGGCCGGGTCGCCTGGCCCACCGCACCCCGCGCGATCGCCGCCATCGCCGACCTGCACCCGCTGTTCGTCGAGGAGCCGCTGCCCCCGAGTACGGTCACCAGCTGCCCCGGCTGA
- a CDS encoding carbohydrate ABC transporter permease, whose amino-acid sequence MTATMERPTTTVHTRQKRGRLSAGPLSTRIILTAVLGLIAIYFLVPVYWLIVSATKNSTDLFGSFGLWFAHPQLLTNLGDLFSFDNHIYLRWGLNSIVYAGGGALVATALAAGAGYGLARFSFRGREAVFNTVLAGVMLPQTALALPLYLLFAQAHLANSYWAVLLPSFVSPFGVYLCRIYADAAVPPGLLEAARIDGASEFAIFRRIVLRIMSPALVTVFLFQFVGIWNNYFLPLVMLSDTKLYPITLGLTSWQGFASRQPLLYQLEVGGALVSVIPLMIMIVVLQRFWRSGLTEGSVKA is encoded by the coding sequence ATGACCGCCACGATGGAACGGCCGACCACGACCGTCCACACCAGACAGAAGCGGGGCCGGCTGTCCGCCGGGCCGCTGTCCACCCGGATCATCCTGACCGCGGTGCTCGGCCTGATCGCGATCTACTTCCTGGTCCCGGTCTACTGGCTGATCGTGTCGGCGACCAAGAACAGCACCGACCTGTTCGGCAGTTTCGGGCTCTGGTTCGCCCATCCGCAGCTGCTCACCAACCTCGGCGACCTGTTCTCCTTCGACAACCACATCTACCTGCGCTGGGGCCTGAACAGCATCGTGTACGCCGGGGGCGGCGCGCTGGTGGCGACCGCGCTCGCGGCAGGTGCCGGCTACGGCCTGGCCCGGTTCTCGTTCCGCGGCCGGGAAGCGGTGTTCAACACCGTGCTGGCCGGCGTGATGCTGCCGCAGACCGCGCTCGCGCTGCCGCTGTACCTGCTGTTCGCGCAGGCGCACCTGGCCAACTCGTACTGGGCGGTGCTGCTGCCGAGCTTCGTCAGCCCGTTCGGCGTCTACCTGTGCCGGATCTACGCCGACGCCGCGGTACCGCCGGGCCTGCTGGAGGCCGCCCGCATCGACGGCGCCAGCGAGTTCGCCATCTTCCGCCGGATCGTGCTGCGCATCATGTCGCCGGCGCTGGTGACCGTGTTCCTGTTCCAGTTCGTCGGAATCTGGAACAACTACTTCCTGCCACTGGTGATGCTCTCCGACACCAAGCTCTACCCGATCACGCTCGGGCTCACCTCCTGGCAGGGATTCGCGTCCCGGCAGCCGCTGCTGTACCAGCTGGAGGTCGGCGGCGCGCTGGTGTCGGTGATCCCGCTGATGATCATGATCGTGGTGCTGCAACGGTTCTGGCGATCCGGCCTGACCGAGGGAAGCGTCAAGGCATGA